Within Actinoplanes sp. L3-i22, the genomic segment GCCACAATGGCGGGGAGCTGGAAGGAGGCAGCACGGGGCGGGGCGCACGGCGTACCAAATTGGGGGTTTTATCGGGGTTTTGGCTGGCAGCGGGGGCAGCTGAAGGAGGAGCGGTTCATGAAGCTCTCCCGTCGCATGATGGCGCCGCAGCGTTTGCAGGGCTCGCCCTCCCGGCCGTAGGCGTTCAGCGACCGGTCGAAGTAGCCGCTCTCGCCGTTGACGTCGACATACAGCTCGTCGAAGCTCGTCCCGCCGGCCACGATCGCCTCGGAGAGGACGTCGCGGACGTGGGCCAGCAGCCGGTCCACCGCGGGCTTCGAGAGTTTGTCGGTGGGGCGGGTGCCGTGCAGCTTGGCGCGCCACAGTGCCTCGTCGGCGTAGATGTTGCCGACACCGGAGATCAGCGTCTGGTCGAGCAGGGCGCGTTTGATCTCGGTGTGCCGGCCGCGCAGCCGGGCCGAGAACGCGGTGTCGTCGAAGAGCGGGTCCATCGGGTCGCGGGCGATGTGCGAGATCTCGTCGGGGAGCTCGGCGCCGCCCTCGGAGACCGACAGGCCGCCGAACGTGCGCTGGTCGACGAAGCGCAACTGCGGGCCGCCGTCGGTGAACGTGAAGCGGACGCGCAGGTGCTTCTCGTCCTCGGCGTCGGCCGGCTGCATCAGCAGCTGGCCGCTCATGCCCAGGTGGGCGATGACGGAGTCGCCGGAGTCGAGCGGCAGCCACAGGTACTTGCCGCGGCGGGCGACGTCCAGGACGGTCCGGCCGGTGAGCATGGCGATGAAGTGGGCGTCGCCGGGCAGGTGGCGGCGGATGGCGCGCGGGTGGTGCACCTCGACCGCCGCGATCGTGCGGCCGGTGACCCACTTGGCGAGGCCCATCCGGACGGTTTCGACCTCGGGAAGCTCGGGCAACGGGGGTCCTCACATGGTGTAGGGCCAGATGGTGATCAGGTAGGCGCCGTACCAGAGGCCGAAGACGGCCCACGCGGTGATCGACAGCACCGCGACCCGGGGGCGGGCGCGGGCGGCGGCGACCACCGACGGCAGCAGCGTCAACAGTACGGGCAGCAGCAGCCGTGGCTTGGAATGGTAGAAGCCGGCCTGGCCGTAGACCAGGATCATGGCGATCACCCCGTAGACGACCAGCGGCGGCCACGGCTTCTGGGCCAGCGCGACCCCGGCCGCGGCGAGCGCGGCGAGCAGGATCAGCCCGACGCTGATCTGCACCCAGCCGTCGCCGGTGGTGAACGTCGCGCGCAGGAACTCAACCGTGCTGCGGCCGTAGTCGAACGACGTGCCCCAGCCGGCCGTCTGGATCTTGAACCAGGCGTCCCACTCGCCGACCCGCCAGCCGACCCAGCCGAGGAACAGCGGCACCCCGACCAGTGCGGTCGCGGCCGCCGCGAGCGGCTTGACCTTGTTGGGCGAGTCCCGCAGCGCCAGCAGCGCGGCGACCGCCAGGGCGAGCGCGGCGGCGGCCCCGGTCGGCCGGGTCAGCGCGGCGCCGAGGCCGAGCAGGGCGGCCGGCAGCCAGGCCCGCCGGTGGGCCGCCGCCAGCATGCCGGCGACCAGGGCGAGGAACAGGCTTTCCGAGTACGCCATCGAGAGCACCACGGAGACCGGCGCGGAGCAGCAGATCGCCACCAGCGCCCAGCCGGCCCGCTTGCCGTACAGGGTGGTGCCGAGCAGGTGCAGCGCGACGGCCGCCCCGATCGAGGCGATCCAGGCGACGCCCACGGCGGCGGTGCCGGGCGCGACGCCGAGCAGCGAGACGCCGCGGATCAGCATCGGGTAGAGCGGGAAGAACGCCAGCTCGTTGGCCTGCAGCACGTGATTGTCGTCGAACGTGTACCCGTGCGGGTACCCGTTCGTCGCGACCCGCAGGAACCAGCCGCCGTCCCAGACCAGCAGCCGCTGCCAGACGCCGCCGTTCGACGTCGAGGCGCCGCCCAGCCACCAGATCATCAGCAGCTGGGCGACCCGGGTCAGGGCGAGCAGCCCGATCGCGACGGCGACCCCGCGACCGCCGCCGGCCTTCTCCCAGAGCGATTCCGGCGGCTCCTGGTCGACGGGCTGGTCCGCGGCGACCACGGTCGCCTCACTCGGGCTTGTCGTCGCCATCGGCTTCGTTCCGGTCGGTGAGCGTCCGCCAGGCGGCCGCCGCGGCACGCTGCTCGGCCTGCTTCTTGCTGCGGCCGTCGGACCCGCCGTAGCGGATGCCGGCCACCACCACCCACGCGGTGAACGTCTTCGCGTGGTCCGGGCCGGAGTCCTCGATCACGTAGTCCGGCACGCCCAGCCCGAGCGCCGCGGTCAGCTCCTGCAGGCTGGTCTTCCAGTCCAGCGCGGCGCCCCGGCCGGCCGACTCGGCCATCAGCGGGTCGAAGAGCCGGTGGATCACCTCGCCGGCCGTCTCCAGGCCGTGCTCCAGGTAGATCGCGCCGAGCAGGGCCTCCAGGGTGTCGGCGAGGATGCTCGCCTTGTCCCGGCCGCCGGTGGTCTCCTCGCCCTTGCCGAGCAGCAGGTGCGGGCCGAGCCCGCCGGCGCCCAGGCCGCGCGCCACGTCGGCGAGCGCGTGCATGTTGACCACGCTGGCCCGCAGCTTGGCGAGCTGGCCCTCGGGCAGGTCCGGGTGGTTGTGGAACAGGGCCGACGTGATCACCACGCCGAGGACCGAGTCGCCGAGGAACTCCAGGCGCTCATTCGTGGGCAGGCCACCGTTCTCGTACGCGTACGAGCGGTGCGTCAGCGCACGTTCCAGCAGGTCGGCCTCGAACGGAATGCCGAAGGCCTCTTCCAGGGGGAGGGTTGGGGGACGGCGGCGCTTGTCATTCATGCGATACCTCGTTGTACGACAGCATGGTGGAAGTCAGCAATGCGATGACAGCCGCGAGGGAGGCGCGGCGATGCAGGTCCGCGGCGAACGCGATGCCGCCGGCCAGATCGGCGCCGGTGGCGGCGCCGTGGCAGACCACGACGATGCCGGCGACGCCCAGCAGGACGGCCGCGCGCGTCTCGTCGCGTTGTTGCCCGGAGTACGCCGTCTCAAGAGCCTTGAGCAGGACATTTCCGGTGAAACCATCGGTGACCACCACGTCGGCAGCGGTGCCGCGAACCACGTCGCCGCCCTCGACCAGCCCGGCGTACCGCAGTGGCAGGTCCTCGAGGAGCAGGGCCGCGGCCCGGCGCAGGCGATCGCCCTTGCCGCGCTCGCTCCCGATGGTGAGCAACCCCACCCGGGGGTCGGGGATGCCGTGGACCGCGACGGCGTAGGCGGCGCCGAGCCGGGCGTGCACGGCCAGGGTCGCCTCGTCCGGATCGACGGTCGAACCCACGTCGAGCAGGATCAGGCGACCGGCGGCGGTGGGCAGCACGGCGGCGAGCGGCGGTCGGCGGATACCGGGCCAGCGGCCCAGGGCACGTGCGGCGGAGACGACCGTCACGGCGGTGTCGCCCGCGGAGACCAGCGCGTCGGCCAGGCCCGCGGCGACGGCCTCGGCGGTGGTGCCGCCGGGCACGACGGTGATGCGGTGGCGCTGCGCCGGATGAAGGGCGCGAAGCACCGCGTCGGCGGCTTCAGCCGGGCCGACGAGAGTCAGGTGCAGGGCCGGATCGTCCTCGAGGGCACGCAGAGCGCCGTCAACCACGACGGCGGGAGCCTGGTCCCCGCCGAGGAGGTCGACGGCGATCCGCGCGGTGCCCGGCTCCCCGACAGTCCGCTGTCCGGGAGCCGTGGCACCGGTGGAACGCCACTGCTCAGGTACGACCCGCCCGATGATCGGGCGCGTCACTAGGCGACGTCAGACCTCAAGGACCTGACGGCCGTTGTAGGTCCCGCAGACCGAACAAGCGGTGTGCGGCAGCTTCGGCGACTTGCACTGCGGGCAAGCCACGGTCGAGACCGCGGTCGCCTTCCAGTTCGCCCGCCGCGAGCGGGTGTTGCTGCGCGACATTTTGCGCTTCGGGACGGCCACGGTTACTACTCCTCGTCGAATTTTTGCGGGTGTTGCGGCGGAGCCGCCTCGGGCTGCTCAGCTTTCGTGAGATTGCGCAAAGCGGCCCAACGGGCATCGACTTCCTCGT encodes:
- the mutM gene encoding bifunctional DNA-formamidopyrimidine glycosylase/DNA-(apurinic or apyrimidinic site) lyase; translated protein: MPELPEVETVRMGLAKWVTGRTIAAVEVHHPRAIRRHLPGDAHFIAMLTGRTVLDVARRGKYLWLPLDSGDSVIAHLGMSGQLLMQPADAEDEKHLRVRFTFTDGGPQLRFVDQRTFGGLSVSEGGAELPDEISHIARDPMDPLFDDTAFSARLRGRHTEIKRALLDQTLISGVGNIYADEALWRAKLHGTRPTDKLSKPAVDRLLAHVRDVLSEAIVAGGTSFDELYVDVNGESGYFDRSLNAYGREGEPCKRCGAIMRRESFMNRSSFSCPRCQPKPR
- a CDS encoding phosphate acyltransferase PlsX, whose product is MAVDLLGGDQAPAVVVDGALRALEDDPALHLTLVGPAEAADAVLRALHPAQRHRITVVPGGTTAEAVAAGLADALVSAGDTAVTVVSAARALGRWPGIRRPPLAAVLPTAAGRLILLDVGSTVDPDEATLAVHARLGAAYAVAVHGIPDPRVGLLTIGSERGKGDRLRRAAALLLEDLPLRYAGLVEGGDVVRGTAADVVVTDGFTGNVLLKALETAYSGQQRDETRAAVLLGVAGIVVVCHGAATGADLAGGIAFAADLHRRASLAAVIALLTSTMLSYNEVSHE
- a CDS encoding mannosyltransferase family protein, which translates into the protein MATTSPSEATVVAADQPVDQEPPESLWEKAGGGRGVAVAIGLLALTRVAQLLMIWWLGGASTSNGGVWQRLLVWDGGWFLRVATNGYPHGYTFDDNHVLQANELAFFPLYPMLIRGVSLLGVAPGTAAVGVAWIASIGAAVALHLLGTTLYGKRAGWALVAICCSAPVSVVLSMAYSESLFLALVAGMLAAAHRRAWLPAALLGLGAALTRPTGAAAALALAVAALLALRDSPNKVKPLAAAATALVGVPLFLGWVGWRVGEWDAWFKIQTAGWGTSFDYGRSTVEFLRATFTTGDGWVQISVGLILLAALAAAGVALAQKPWPPLVVYGVIAMILVYGQAGFYHSKPRLLLPVLLTLLPSVVAAARARPRVAVLSITAWAVFGLWYGAYLITIWPYTM
- the rnc gene encoding ribonuclease III yields the protein MNDKRRRPPTLPLEEAFGIPFEADLLERALTHRSYAYENGGLPTNERLEFLGDSVLGVVITSALFHNHPDLPEGQLAKLRASVVNMHALADVARGLGAGGLGPHLLLGKGEETTGGRDKASILADTLEALLGAIYLEHGLETAGEVIHRLFDPLMAESAGRGAALDWKTSLQELTAALGLGVPDYVIEDSGPDHAKTFTAWVVVAGIRYGGSDGRSKKQAEQRAAAAAWRTLTDRNEADGDDKPE
- the rpmF gene encoding 50S ribosomal protein L32; its protein translation is MAVPKRKMSRSNTRSRRANWKATAVSTVACPQCKSPKLPHTACSVCGTYNGRQVLEV